A single genomic interval of Arthrobacter globiformis harbors:
- the mtrB gene encoding MtrAB system histidine kinase MtrB, which yields MPLQARIWRRRALIVVLRVGRLVRTGVDRIFPGIRYLLHSVQRRWRRSLQFRTVLTTLLLSISSFAIVGAYLSNQIANNLFHERLTQAESETRYNVKQVQDTFDGAQVTDQSSVITLVYDTLNAVEGKGSVIQRRYVFEAMPEQTKPRNRWVESRASDQLTISVIPPDLRAAVQDSGKEQFWASTEFPVGTEDRPGIAVGNKVTFNGTVYELYLIYDLNTAQQTLNEIQNVLWAGGAALILMIGGIAWYVTRNVVSPVSHAAVVSEKLAAGQLQERMVVKGEDEVARLGASFNHMAASLQEQITQLATLSQMQQRFVSDVSHELRTPLTTVRMAAEVLYDARHDFDPINKRSAELLYNQVERFQSLLADLLEISRFDAGVAMLDAEATDIVQLISHVMEGAAPVAEEYGSKMKLNAPEGSVVVEMDSRRIDRILRNLILNALEHGEGRAVNISVASNADAVAVTVRDHGIGMSPAEAARVFDRFWRADPARARTTGGSGLGLSIATEDTKLHNGWLQAWGNTGVGSNFRLTLPLKQGGTITKSPLPLEPADVGLGRPGDHSVLVLGPGATPAPTDSAPKDSAAAGNADAVAGDPAAGASPAKNAEPAAAAAAGTPETARTGERS from the coding sequence ATGCCTTTGCAGGCCCGGATCTGGCGGCGCCGCGCACTCATCGTCGTGCTGCGGGTGGGCCGCCTGGTGCGCACCGGCGTTGACCGCATCTTTCCCGGCATCCGATATTTGCTGCATTCCGTGCAGCGGCGGTGGCGCAGGTCGCTGCAGTTCCGCACCGTCCTGACCACGCTGCTGCTGTCCATCAGTTCGTTCGCGATCGTCGGCGCTTATCTGTCCAACCAGATTGCCAACAACCTGTTCCACGAACGGCTGACGCAGGCGGAGTCCGAGACCCGCTACAACGTCAAGCAGGTGCAGGACACGTTCGACGGCGCCCAGGTCACCGACCAGTCCAGCGTGATCACTCTCGTCTACGACACCCTCAACGCTGTTGAGGGCAAGGGATCGGTGATCCAGCGCCGCTACGTGTTTGAGGCGATGCCGGAGCAGACCAAGCCACGCAATCGGTGGGTGGAGTCGCGCGCATCCGACCAATTGACCATCAGCGTCATCCCCCCGGACCTCCGGGCAGCAGTCCAGGACTCCGGCAAGGAGCAGTTCTGGGCGTCGACGGAGTTCCCGGTGGGGACCGAAGACCGGCCGGGCATCGCCGTCGGCAACAAGGTGACGTTCAACGGCACCGTTTACGAGCTCTATCTGATCTACGACCTCAACACGGCACAGCAGACCCTGAACGAAATCCAGAATGTCCTCTGGGCCGGCGGCGCTGCGCTGATCCTCATGATCGGCGGCATCGCCTGGTACGTCACGCGCAACGTGGTGAGTCCCGTCAGCCACGCCGCCGTGGTCTCGGAAAAGCTGGCAGCAGGCCAGCTGCAGGAACGCATGGTGGTCAAGGGGGAGGACGAGGTGGCACGCCTCGGGGCCTCGTTCAACCACATGGCCGCGAGCCTGCAGGAGCAGATCACGCAGCTGGCCACGCTGTCCCAGATGCAGCAGCGGTTCGTTTCCGACGTGTCCCACGAGCTCCGGACCCCGCTAACCACCGTCCGGATGGCCGCCGAGGTGCTGTACGACGCCCGCCACGACTTCGACCCCATCAACAAGAGGTCGGCCGAACTGCTCTACAACCAGGTGGAGAGGTTCCAGTCGCTGCTGGCGGACCTGCTGGAAATTTCCAGGTTCGACGCCGGCGTTGCCATGCTCGATGCCGAGGCGACGGACATCGTCCAGCTCATCTCGCACGTGATGGAGGGCGCGGCCCCCGTCGCCGAAGAGTACGGCTCGAAGATGAAGCTGAATGCGCCGGAAGGCAGCGTCGTGGTGGAAATGGACTCCCGGCGCATTGACCGCATCCTGCGGAACCTGATCCTGAACGCCCTCGAACACGGCGAAGGCCGGGCCGTCAACATCTCCGTCGCCTCCAACGCGGACGCCGTCGCCGTCACTGTCAGGGACCACGGAATCGGCATGAGTCCCGCCGAGGCGGCCCGCGTCTTCGACCGCTTCTGGCGCGCCGACCCCGCCCGGGCTCGCACCACCGGCGGCAGCGGGCTGGGCCTGTCCATTGCCACCGAGGACACCAAACTGCACAACGGCTGGCTGCAGGCTTGGGGGAACACGGGGGTCGGCTCCAACTTCAGGCTCACGCTCCCGCTTAAACAGGGCGGCACCATCACAAAGTCGCCGCTGCCCCTTGAACCTGCAGACGTGGGGCTCGGCAGGCCCGGCGACCACAGTGTCCTCGTGCTGGGTCCCGGCGCCACCCCTGCGCCCACGGACTCTGCCCCGAAGGACTCCGCTGCCGCAGGTAACGCCGATGCTGTGGCAGGGGACCCCGCCGCTGGGGCTTCGCCGGCCAAGAATGCCGAGCCCGCTGCGGCCGCCGCGGCGGGCACACCGGAGACGGCGCGCACGGGGGAGCGTTCGTGA
- the mtrA gene encoding MtrAB system response regulator MtrA: MKARILVVDDDEALAEMIGIVLRNDGFEPVFCADGGQALDVFRSSKPDLVLLDLMLPGTDGIEVCRQIRSESDVPIVMLTAKSDTSDVVRGLESGADDYVPKPFKPAELVARVRARLRPGDQKAPETLRIADITIDVAGHLVSRGDERISLTPLEFDLLVALARKPWQVFTRELLLEQVWGYRHAADTRLVNVHVQRLRSKIERDPEAPEVVMTVRGVGYKAGS; this comes from the coding sequence ATGAAGGCACGCATTCTGGTGGTTGATGATGACGAGGCGCTCGCAGAAATGATCGGCATTGTCCTGCGCAACGACGGCTTTGAGCCCGTCTTCTGCGCGGACGGCGGACAGGCTCTGGACGTCTTTCGCTCGTCAAAGCCGGATCTCGTGCTCCTCGACCTGATGCTGCCGGGAACGGACGGCATCGAGGTATGCCGGCAGATCCGTTCCGAGTCGGACGTGCCGATCGTCATGCTAACGGCCAAGTCGGACACCTCCGATGTGGTCAGGGGATTGGAGTCGGGTGCCGACGATTACGTGCCCAAGCCCTTTAAACCGGCGGAACTTGTTGCCCGCGTGCGGGCGCGCCTGCGCCCCGGTGACCAGAAGGCGCCCGAAACGCTGCGCATCGCGGACATCACCATCGACGTCGCCGGCCACCTGGTGAGCCGTGGCGACGAGCGGATCTCACTGACCCCGCTCGAGTTCGATCTCCTCGTTGCCCTGGCACGCAAGCCCTGGCAGGTATTCACCCGTGAGCTGCTTCTTGAGCAGGTCTGGGGCTACCGGCACGCGGCTGACACCCGGCTGGTCAATGTCCATGTCCAGCGACTGCGGTCCAAGATTGAACGTGATCCGGAAGCTCCGGAAGTTGTAATGACGGTTCGTGGTGTCGGCTACAAAGCAGGGTCCTGA
- a CDS encoding DUF7847 domain-containing protein, with protein MYAAPPKPGVVPLRPLMFGEIMDGAFKTIRRNPKAMLGAGLVAQALGAVIAGVVPLVTPASGASAEAWLANLSTSEMTSLFAGVAGGFILFGLVTVFISVVMQGAMVVPVARSILNRHTGFRQMWLLARGRAWALVRLAGIGVAAVLLGGALIALATVLLANSMGTGSLVIVLPLFLAFIAAMIWVSVKLTVAPAVIVVEDVGALDGIRRSWAVTRRSWWRVFGIVLVVSLLVGIIGQIVLIPLTLLTGLLAAVAGPQDPTSQAATLQVVGGVATAIVSAAVGAVAFAFQTSVMALLYMDLRMRNDGLDIALLRLLETGHDDGGIPGRGVPVYSSVRNSAGPYPFGPPQTGPYQPGPYGTSAGWPPPPGPPTMPG; from the coding sequence GTGTACGCGGCCCCGCCGAAGCCCGGCGTGGTTCCGCTGCGGCCGCTGATGTTCGGCGAAATCATGGACGGGGCCTTCAAAACGATCCGGCGGAATCCCAAAGCAATGCTCGGAGCAGGCCTGGTTGCCCAGGCGTTGGGCGCAGTGATTGCCGGCGTCGTCCCGCTGGTCACGCCGGCATCCGGTGCTTCCGCGGAGGCCTGGCTGGCGAACCTCAGCACTTCTGAGATGACCTCCCTCTTTGCGGGCGTGGCGGGCGGCTTCATTCTTTTCGGCCTGGTGACCGTGTTTATCTCCGTGGTGATGCAGGGGGCCATGGTGGTACCCGTGGCCAGGTCCATCCTCAACCGGCATACGGGCTTCCGGCAGATGTGGCTGCTGGCACGCGGCCGGGCCTGGGCGCTGGTGCGCCTGGCCGGGATCGGGGTGGCAGCCGTGCTGCTGGGCGGAGCCCTCATCGCCCTGGCCACCGTGCTGCTGGCCAATTCGATGGGTACCGGGTCGCTGGTCATCGTGCTTCCGCTGTTTCTGGCCTTTATTGCAGCCATGATCTGGGTGTCCGTCAAGCTGACCGTCGCACCTGCGGTTATCGTCGTCGAGGACGTGGGAGCGCTGGATGGCATCCGGCGTTCCTGGGCTGTCACCCGGAGGAGCTGGTGGCGGGTCTTCGGCATCGTCCTCGTGGTGTCGCTCCTCGTGGGCATCATTGGCCAGATCGTCCTCATTCCGCTAACCCTGCTCACCGGGCTGCTCGCCGCCGTGGCCGGCCCCCAGGACCCGACCAGCCAGGCGGCCACCCTGCAGGTGGTGGGCGGTGTCGCCACGGCCATCGTGTCCGCCGCCGTCGGGGCCGTGGCGTTCGCCTTCCAGACGTCGGTCATGGCTTTGCTCTACATGGATTTGCGGATGCGCAACGACGGACTGGATATCGCGCTGCTCCGGCTGCTGGAAACGGGCCATGACGACGGCGGCATCCCGGGCCGGGGCGTTCCCGTCTACAGCTCGGTCCGGAACAGCGCAGGTCCCTACCCGTTTGGGCCTCCTCAAACTGGCCCTTACCAACCTGGGCCTTACGGGACTTCAGCAGGCTGGCCGCCGCCCCCGGGGCCGCCGACGATGCCGGGATGA
- a CDS encoding DUF4129 domain-containing protein — MSTVSFVPILQHATALLKRTLEPPVQPNRDEARRWAVEELSKREYREAAPGWLETLWQQFLDWLQSVTDGHSPAEGPPVAPFIGLGIAILIAVAIILARPRLNARRRARKEIFDVEAADYRERAKAAAARGDWAAAVVEQFRALVSSAEDRAVLDPQPGRTADEAAGQLSRAFPAASDNLEAAARMFDAVRYGSGSALAADHAAVAELDSTLEGLTPSYADAAPGGLAVPR; from the coding sequence ATGAGCACCGTCAGCTTCGTCCCGATCCTGCAGCACGCCACGGCACTGCTGAAGCGAACCCTGGAACCGCCAGTGCAGCCCAACCGGGATGAAGCGCGCCGCTGGGCCGTGGAGGAGCTCTCCAAACGCGAGTACAGGGAAGCGGCACCCGGCTGGCTGGAAACCCTCTGGCAGCAGTTCCTCGACTGGCTGCAGTCCGTGACCGATGGCCATTCCCCTGCCGAAGGACCTCCGGTGGCGCCCTTCATCGGCCTTGGCATCGCCATCCTGATAGCTGTGGCCATCATCCTGGCGCGGCCACGGCTCAATGCCCGCCGCCGCGCTCGGAAGGAGATCTTCGACGTCGAAGCAGCCGACTACCGGGAGCGCGCAAAAGCCGCAGCCGCCCGTGGCGACTGGGCGGCCGCCGTCGTCGAACAGTTCCGCGCGCTGGTGAGTTCGGCCGAGGACCGGGCCGTCTTGGACCCTCAACCTGGCCGGACAGCCGACGAGGCTGCCGGACAGCTCAGCCGCGCGTTCCCTGCGGCCAGCGACAACCTCGAGGCCGCAGCCCGCATGTTCGACGCCGTCCGCTACGGCAGCGGGAGCGCCCTGGCAGCCGACCATGCCGCGGTGGCTGAGCTGGACTCGACCCTGGAAGGGCTCACGCCTTCCTACGCAGACGCCGCACCCGGCGGACTGGCGGTGCCCAGGTGA
- a CDS encoding DUF4350 domain-containing protein, giving the protein MTHLPGMQPAGKEPVRTEPAGTEAPPSGGIPGGGVVVAARRRRTGWLRRRRAVVLFGVAMAVALAVVFALQSTQQGDNQELSIRNPGPQGAKAAAQILAAQGVAVEQTASFEETLAAARAGRSSGSGSTVLVYDQRAFLAPGRLRGLLAETDRLVVVSPRLATLTGLGSTIRQAGVVPGSEQTLQPGCAVADAQTAGDISADGGFLYTGGTVCYGAGGSGRGLYASAENGKLVVIGSTAVISNQFLSANGNAALTLRTLGSQGDLVWYLPGPGDLGGSTAPKTLAELAPAWSAFVAPWLIVVALFAVLWRGRRLGPLVFEPLPVVVKSAETAEGRARLYHEAHDVARAADTLRAGTIVRLASALRVGTAAGFSDVTGSEVAAAAGRHLDRNAAEIQQLLQQRPATEAQLVRWAQDLVRLEKEVQAR; this is encoded by the coding sequence GTGACGCATCTCCCCGGCATGCAACCGGCCGGCAAGGAACCGGTTCGCACGGAGCCGGCTGGCACGGAGGCCCCGCCCAGCGGCGGTATACCCGGCGGCGGCGTCGTTGTCGCTGCCCGGCGCAGGAGAACTGGCTGGCTCCGCAGGCGCCGGGCGGTAGTGCTCTTCGGCGTGGCCATGGCCGTTGCCCTTGCGGTGGTCTTCGCGCTCCAGTCGACGCAACAGGGTGACAACCAGGAGCTGTCCATCCGCAACCCCGGTCCGCAGGGTGCCAAGGCAGCAGCCCAAATCCTGGCTGCGCAAGGCGTCGCTGTTGAACAGACAGCGTCATTCGAGGAGACTCTGGCAGCGGCGCGTGCGGGCCGCAGCAGTGGGTCTGGCTCAACAGTCCTGGTCTACGACCAGCGCGCGTTCCTTGCTCCCGGCCGGCTCCGCGGGCTGCTTGCAGAGACGGACCGGCTGGTGGTGGTGTCGCCGCGCCTGGCCACACTGACCGGCCTGGGCAGCACCATCAGGCAGGCCGGGGTGGTCCCCGGCTCGGAGCAGACCCTCCAGCCGGGATGTGCCGTTGCCGATGCCCAGACCGCCGGTGACATCAGCGCTGACGGAGGCTTCCTGTACACCGGCGGCACCGTCTGCTACGGCGCCGGCGGGAGCGGGCGGGGCCTTTACGCCTCGGCAGAGAACGGAAAGCTCGTGGTCATCGGCAGCACGGCCGTGATCAGCAACCAGTTCCTGTCCGCCAACGGCAACGCCGCCCTCACGCTGCGGACCCTGGGCAGCCAGGGAGACCTCGTCTGGTACCTGCCGGGTCCCGGGGACCTCGGGGGCAGCACCGCACCGAAGACGCTCGCCGAACTTGCACCGGCGTGGTCGGCGTTTGTGGCCCCGTGGCTCATTGTGGTGGCCCTGTTTGCCGTGCTGTGGCGCGGACGTCGCCTGGGCCCGCTGGTCTTCGAACCCCTGCCGGTGGTGGTGAAATCCGCGGAAACCGCCGAGGGCAGGGCCCGCCTGTACCACGAGGCCCACGACGTTGCCCGGGCGGCGGACACACTCCGTGCCGGCACCATCGTCCGGCTTGCCTCGGCACTCCGGGTGGGTACCGCAGCCGGGTTTTCTGACGTGACCGGCTCTGAAGTGGCGGCCGCCGCAGGCCGGCATTTGGACCGGAACGCCGCCGAAATACAGCAGCTCCTGCAACAGCGTCCCGCGACCGAGGCCCAGCTTGTGCGCTGGGCCCAGGACCTTGTCCGACTAGAGAAAGAGGTACAGGCCAGATGA
- a CDS encoding AAA family ATPase has translation MAAPHAPDHAPDPVRQALLDVRHEVAKAVVGQDSTVTGMLIALLSHGHVLLEGVPGVAKTLLVRALSAALSLDTKRVQFTPDLMPGDVTGSLVYDAANSDFSFREGPVFTNMLLADEINRTPPKTQASLLEAMEERQVSVDGVSRRLPVPFIVAATQNPVEYEGTYPLPEAQLDRFLLKLTMPLPDRAAEIEVVRRHAAGFDPRDLAAAGIRPVAGADELERARRAVAAVEVAPEVLGYIVDVVRATRAAPSFQLGVSPRGATALLNTSRAWAWLSGRNFVTPDDVKALAQPCLRHRVALRPEALMDGVQVDDVLGSILASVPVPR, from the coding sequence ATGGCCGCTCCGCACGCCCCGGATCATGCCCCGGATCCTGTCCGGCAGGCGCTGCTTGACGTCCGGCATGAGGTGGCCAAGGCAGTGGTGGGCCAGGATTCCACGGTCACCGGCATGCTGATCGCCCTGCTGTCGCACGGACATGTGCTGCTCGAGGGCGTGCCGGGCGTGGCAAAGACACTCCTGGTCCGGGCCCTGTCCGCTGCCCTGAGTCTGGACACCAAACGCGTGCAGTTCACACCGGACCTCATGCCCGGCGACGTCACGGGGTCCTTGGTGTACGACGCCGCCAATTCGGACTTCAGTTTCCGCGAAGGCCCGGTTTTCACCAACATGCTCCTGGCCGACGAAATCAACAGGACGCCGCCCAAGACCCAGGCCTCACTGCTGGAAGCCATGGAGGAACGCCAGGTGTCCGTGGACGGCGTATCGCGCCGGCTGCCGGTGCCCTTCATCGTGGCGGCCACGCAAAACCCCGTCGAATACGAGGGCACCTACCCCCTGCCCGAGGCTCAACTGGACCGCTTCCTCCTCAAGCTGACCATGCCCCTGCCTGACCGTGCCGCCGAGATCGAAGTCGTCCGCAGGCACGCCGCCGGCTTCGATCCCCGTGACCTCGCCGCGGCCGGCATCCGCCCGGTGGCGGGGGCCGACGAACTGGAACGGGCACGGCGGGCAGTAGCCGCCGTCGAAGTGGCGCCGGAGGTGCTGGGCTACATCGTTGACGTGGTCCGGGCCACCCGTGCGGCCCCGTCCTTCCAGCTTGGCGTCTCGCCGCGCGGCGCCACAGCACTGCTGAACACGTCGCGGGCCTGGGCCTGGCTTTCAGGCCGGAACTTTGTCACTCCGGATGACGTCAAGGCGCTGGCACAGCCGTGCCTGCGGCACCGTGTGGCGCTCCGGCCCGAAGCCCTGATGGACGGTGTCCAGGTGGACGACGTGCTGGGCAGCATCCTGGCCTCCGTGCCGGTCCCCCGCTGA
- a CDS encoding DUF58 domain-containing protein produces the protein MAISGRFVLLAAAGLAPVLLFPGWLTVLAVLLVLGALILLDVLLAAALQQVSVERSAPANVTLGGAADSVLTVHNRGTRRLRALVRDAWQPSAGAENPVQAAEVPAGERRRLSVRLRPVRRGDLKARHITVRSFGPLRLAARQKTVHAPGSLRVLPPFNSRRHLPSKLRRLRELDGKAAVQIRGAGTEFDSLRDYVRGDDVRSIDWRATARRSAVVVRTWRPERDRRVVIMLDTSRTAAARVNDEPRLDTGIEAALLLGVLAERGGDRVDFFAFDRRMRARAGTAAGGNLLGQLVQAAAPLQAELIELDWAQVPAQVRAVSAHRSLVVLLTSLDGGAPEEGLIPMAARLAQQHVVVVASVRDPLLGEMLQDRTTAAQVFRAAAAERALLEREAVSAQLRQLGVEVVDAEPHQLPPALADAYIRLKAAGRL, from the coding sequence GTGGCCATTTCCGGGCGGTTCGTACTCCTGGCGGCGGCCGGGCTGGCACCGGTCCTCCTCTTTCCCGGCTGGCTGACCGTGCTTGCCGTGCTCCTGGTCCTCGGTGCCCTGATCCTGCTGGACGTGTTGCTGGCTGCGGCACTGCAGCAGGTATCGGTGGAAAGGTCAGCGCCCGCCAACGTCACGCTTGGGGGCGCGGCGGACTCTGTGCTGACGGTGCATAACCGTGGCACGCGAAGGCTCAGGGCCTTGGTGCGTGACGCCTGGCAGCCTTCCGCCGGGGCGGAAAACCCGGTCCAGGCGGCAGAAGTTCCGGCCGGTGAAAGACGCCGCCTAAGCGTCAGGCTCAGGCCCGTACGGCGGGGCGACCTCAAGGCGCGCCACATCACAGTCCGCTCCTTCGGGCCGCTCCGGCTGGCCGCCCGCCAAAAAACCGTGCACGCTCCCGGATCACTTCGGGTGCTGCCGCCTTTCAATTCCCGGCGGCACCTGCCGTCCAAACTGCGCCGGCTGCGGGAACTCGATGGCAAGGCGGCAGTGCAGATCCGCGGCGCCGGAACCGAATTCGACTCCCTGCGCGACTATGTCCGGGGCGATGACGTCCGCTCCATCGACTGGCGCGCGACCGCGAGACGCTCCGCCGTCGTCGTCCGCACCTGGCGGCCGGAGCGCGACCGCCGCGTGGTGATCATGCTGGACACATCGAGGACCGCCGCTGCGCGCGTGAACGACGAGCCCCGGCTGGATACCGGCATCGAGGCCGCACTGCTGCTGGGTGTCCTTGCCGAACGCGGCGGTGACCGCGTCGATTTCTTCGCCTTCGACCGGAGGATGCGCGCCCGGGCCGGCACGGCGGCGGGCGGCAACCTGCTGGGGCAGCTGGTCCAGGCGGCGGCGCCGCTGCAGGCAGAACTCATCGAGCTGGACTGGGCACAGGTGCCTGCCCAGGTCCGGGCAGTTTCGGCGCACCGTTCGCTCGTGGTCCTGCTCACCTCACTGGATGGCGGCGCGCCGGAGGAAGGCCTCATTCCGATGGCGGCGCGCCTCGCCCAGCAGCACGTAGTGGTGGTGGCGTCGGTCCGGGACCCCCTGCTTGGCGAGATGCTCCAGGACAGGACGACGGCGGCCCAGGTGTTCCGCGCGGCGGCCGCGGAACGAGCCCTGCTCGAGCGGGAAGCCGTGAGTGCCCAGCTCCGCCAACTCGGCGTCGAAGTGGTGGACGCCGAACCTCACCAGCTGCCGCCGGCGCTGGCCGATGCCTATATCCGGCTCAAGGCGGCAGGGCGGCTGTGA
- a CDS encoding DUF4166 domain-containing protein, with product MNAPIYRQALGAAFFRLQPELQEYFSLAPGSGSFGVGEGVFDVAGCRQQWLRPMLRLTAGEQAFFPEYGEGVPFRIENHAHLDPFGRSSLTARREIFFPGRRRIFQDTTSVEAGGADGQARLVDYVGRYHRLVTDLNLGVTAEGRLRGVSEVSRVFLGPLRLPLPAALDAKAYAEQWWDPAAGETGRHRIQVKVIQPQLGLVLVYAGHFDYRLEPYPPGCSSAGFIPAHARPDRWERRS from the coding sequence GTGAACGCCCCGATCTACCGCCAGGCGCTGGGCGCCGCTTTCTTCCGGCTGCAGCCGGAACTGCAGGAGTACTTTTCGCTTGCCCCGGGTTCCGGCAGCTTTGGCGTCGGCGAGGGCGTTTTCGACGTGGCGGGCTGCAGGCAGCAGTGGTTGCGGCCGATGCTTCGGCTGACCGCCGGTGAGCAGGCATTCTTTCCGGAGTACGGCGAGGGCGTGCCGTTCCGGATCGAGAACCATGCGCATCTCGATCCTTTCGGCCGCTCCAGCCTGACCGCCCGGCGCGAGATATTCTTCCCCGGCAGGAGAAGGATCTTCCAAGACACCACGAGTGTGGAAGCGGGCGGCGCCGATGGCCAGGCACGCCTCGTTGACTATGTGGGCCGGTACCACCGGCTGGTCACGGACCTCAACCTCGGCGTGACGGCCGAGGGCCGGTTGCGGGGAGTCTCCGAAGTATCGCGGGTGTTCCTCGGCCCGCTCCGGTTGCCGCTGCCAGCCGCCCTTGACGCGAAAGCGTACGCGGAGCAGTGGTGGGATCCGGCCGCGGGGGAAACCGGGCGGCACAGGATCCAGGTCAAGGTGATCCAGCCGCAGCTCGGCCTCGTCCTGGTTTATGCGGGGCACTTCGACTACCGGCTGGAACCGTATCCGCCCGGATGTTCTTCGGCTGGCTTCATTCCGGCGCATGCCAGGCCGGACCGCTGGGAGAGACGAAGCTAA
- a CDS encoding chorismate mutase — protein MTELNHDLPDTDSYNPAASSLAGHVDPAVMAELLSIRSSIDNIDATLVYLLAERFKATQKVGFLKAAHRLPAGDPSRETAQIARLRRLAEDAQLDPAFAEKFLNFIIGEVIRHHEAIAEDHNAGGGTANGSASPSAPITA, from the coding sequence ATGACCGAGCTGAACCATGATCTGCCTGACACCGACTCATACAATCCTGCCGCCAGCTCTCTGGCCGGGCATGTGGATCCTGCGGTGATGGCGGAGCTGCTATCAATCCGGTCAAGTATCGACAACATCGATGCAACCCTCGTCTACCTTCTAGCGGAGCGGTTCAAGGCTACGCAGAAGGTGGGATTCCTCAAGGCTGCCCACCGCCTCCCTGCGGGGGACCCCAGCCGTGAAACTGCCCAGATCGCTCGGCTCCGCCGCCTCGCCGAGGACGCGCAGCTGGACCCGGCGTTTGCGGAAAAGTTCCTGAACTTCATCATCGGCGAGGTGATCCGGCACCACGAGGCGATCGCAGAGGACCACAACGCCGGCGGCGGAACGGCCAACGGGTCGGCCAGCCCCTCCGCGCCGATTACTGCCTAA
- a CDS encoding NADPH-dependent F420 reductase — MRIAVLGTGVAGRTLAGKLVESGHDVVLGSRTATNEAAVGWAAAAGPRAKAATFFDAAAEAEVVINATPGAVSLDVLAAASTKNLAGKVLIDVANPLDHSAGFPPSLSISNTDSLAETIQRAFPTARVVKALNTMRADVMVAPDRLAGGDHDVFMAGDDAEAKEVVAGLLLDFGWRTEHIRDLGPLEAARGMEMWLPLWLRIFLKQGDSVFNIKVVSD, encoded by the coding sequence ATGAGGATCGCAGTTCTTGGTACCGGTGTGGCGGGCAGAACCCTGGCGGGAAAACTCGTGGAGTCGGGGCACGACGTCGTTCTCGGGTCTCGGACCGCCACCAACGAGGCCGCCGTGGGGTGGGCAGCGGCGGCGGGGCCGCGAGCCAAAGCCGCGACGTTCTTCGACGCCGCGGCGGAGGCCGAGGTGGTCATCAACGCGACTCCCGGCGCGGTTTCGCTGGACGTGCTGGCTGCGGCCAGCACGAAGAACCTCGCCGGCAAGGTGCTGATCGATGTGGCCAACCCGCTGGACCATTCGGCTGGCTTCCCGCCGTCGCTCTCCATCTCGAACACCGACAGCCTCGCGGAAACCATCCAAAGGGCGTTTCCCACGGCCCGCGTGGTGAAGGCCCTGAACACCATGCGCGCCGACGTCATGGTGGCGCCGGACCGGCTGGCAGGTGGGGATCACGACGTGTTCATGGCCGGGGACGACGCAGAGGCCAAGGAAGTGGTGGCCGGACTCCTGCTGGACTTTGGGTGGCGGACCGAACACATCAGGGACCTGGGCCCGCTCGAGGCGGCACGGGGCATGGAGATGTGGCTGCCGCTGTGGCTGCGGATTTTCCTCAAGCAGGGGGACAGCGTATTCAACATCAAGGTGGTTTCTGACTAG